CAACTTCGCTCAAATTCTCTGTTTCTCTTAAAGACGCATCTAATGTAAATCCACAGGATGACAGGCAAACAGCCGTTTTACAACATTTAGGCTACGTCTTTCATCACTTCCTTTAAATCTTAACGCGTTGAACATCTGACAGAATAAaggagtgattttttttcctctgcaTTTTGACAAAATCTGTTGTCTGACTAGaggtgattttctttcttttccttttcttataAAACTTTCAGGTGAAGGCTCAACTACAGATCTTAGTTTCCATTCCGTCCCgtatattgtttacattttcctTCTATTTTGTCATCATTGTGCTTCTTGAAAGCAGCAGATTTGACAGTACGGCACGAATCGCTATAGCCTAAATCATGCGCTCATACAGTATGTGCTGCTTTCTCAAACTCTCACTAATGGAAAAACCACGAGCCAAAAATGGCTCTTCACCTTAAAATACACCTGTCAGTGATGAGACGTGTTTGTGGGCAGCAGGGAGGGGGAGATAAAGGTTACACAACTTCGTGCTTTTCTTTAGACAGTGGCTGAAGATAGATGCGGACTGAGAGGAAATGTTGCGGCTGGTGTTTGTTTGATTGAGATGCTCCATTGTTAAGGTAACTATGCCTGCAACAGGAAATGAATAACATGTCAACTGTTTGATTCTGTACGTTTGCGAAAGTGTATACTCTTTATATAATTACAAATGATCCAATTATATAATCGTTTATAAAACTATAAATGGCGCTCGTTTGAAAATGAAACGGAACACATTATTTACGAATTAGGAAAATTTTATTGAATAACCTGTAACTCAAAAGTGTTCAGGCTGACATAAACGGGGAAGGTACAGGTGCACTGCAGACCAGAAATGACCAGCTGCCGGCAATATTTCCACAAAAAGGAAATGttcaaaaaccatttaaaaccatCACTTCTGATTTTAGGCGTCACCTGGATCTGTGTTGAtataggtctatatatatatatatatatatatatatatatatttttttttttttttttttttctaaacaaatgtgtaaatgttttctGCCTAAATTAATAGTTACAGGCTAAATTAATAGTTTTGACACAAACATATTCACagataattgttttataaatatatgtatacagtaattatttttttcttcagttctgTCCATGTATGGTTTCTTTGCCTCACCAACTGTGTCTAGTTCTTCTAGTGAAGAAGCCAGAATGACAAGCGCGTCTTCATGCTTCTGTACAGTGCGTTTATATTAAAAAGAGCTTTTTATCTACGtcacattttactgtattaattGTAATGAAGAAGAGTAGTACAAGTAGGGGAGTGGGGGTGGGGATGGGGGTATCTGACCCCCCTTATTATAACTCGGgtacttaatacattttaatttaatttaatttaatttaatgaatttatttatttatatatatataaaaaaacgtagtttacttccatttattcaaaatttattgtagctctacacacacacacacacacacacacacacacacacacacacacacacacacacacacacacacacacacacacacacacacacacacacacacacacacatcttgaatgttgttttttatggcataaattctaaaaattactggcaggaatttatttaaaaagttaagaaagtcattgaataattcacattgtgtaaaacaatgtttttttttttttttttttttttttttgcaactgtgTGGTTAAGTATTATTCATGTTAGGAGCTGTGGTTGGTTTTATAGGGAAGAGTTACATTGTTGGATTTAAGGGCTAATTAAATGGAAGCTTAAGACTACAAACTACAGTATTCATCTAAGAGGattattttatacaatgaaaTAAACAATGAGAGGAGGAACTGATGTTGGGATGACTATTTATTTAGCTTCTTGTTTCCCATCAGTGAAACCATCCCCTGTGGGACCCTAACTATCCGTTTTATATCATATACAGACCATCCTCATGGAACAAggtttaaacaatattttctggtcaatttgtaatgtttattatgtttgcaTGACAGGAACCGTTGCGTTCATCTTAGAATTTAAACTTGGCATTGTTAGTGTAATGTTTATTTAGTAATATGTAGGCATCCTCTGACAAGTGATCTTttgaaaattgtttaatttgtaactCACACTTCTATACAGCAGAGTGTCCTGTCATgaatttgctgcattttttttgtcCCCACTAGTTTATGCCTGCTGTTCATCACACTCGCAAAACCTTCAGTCTGACTTTGTTTAAAACTCCACACACCACCGCTGGAATTCTTTATCAGGAAGACAGCAATATGAAAACATGTTTATACTGGCATTTTtcctctgtcttttttctttctttatttctttcattcattttttttgttaactgcaCTTCACTGTAAGTTATAAACATGTGGGTTTGTATCTTGATAATGACAAAACCATCACAGTCTCACTCAGTAAGCTATAGCTCACTTTTATGGAGTCCTTCGGATGCTTGTTGTATTAAAGGAAAAGCTTAATTGTTTGCCCTCAATCCCCTACATGAAAGTCTACAAAAATATCAAAGAGTAAATGAAGAATTATATTCAGGATCAAGAAAATGCACACAAGCTTAAGTGCTCCTTTTTATATCTTCAAGCGCTGCTAGTCAAGTTTTACAAGACAGTCCAACACAAACAGACATGTCAGTAACAAGTGTTATCTCAAAAGACagctatttagaaaaaaaatgggaATAGGCCATTTATATGGCCATTTATACCATAGTACTCAAATAGGTATGCAAAATTCAGCTGGTTTTAATCAGCTTCTAAATGTGATAATTTACATTTGTCTGCAACAACTTTCTGGCTTCTGCTTAATTGTTCCATGTCTCTTCTGTTTCAGGTATTGGTCTGAAGTCGATGCTGGATGCCATGGAAGTCCAAAGTCATGCTAAGCACCTCCTCTTGCAGTTGAACACACAACGAACCAAAGGCTTCTTGTGTGATGTTATCATCGTGGTGCAGAATGCATTGTTCCGTGCTCACAAGAACATCCTGGCAGCCAGTAGCCTCTACCTTAAGTCTCTTGTTGTTCATGACAACCTCATCAATCTGGACCATGAGATGGTCAGTCCAGGTGTGTTTCGAGTCATTCTTGACTATATCTACACAGGACGCTTAAGTGAAGGTGACCCCACCTCTCCATCTGAGCCAAATATAGGAGCAGTGCTGGCGGCGGCAAGTTATCTGCAGCTGCTGGATCTGGTGACTCTATGCAAGAAGAAGCTGAAGAGAAATGGGAAGTACCATTTACGTCCCAACCCTGGGTTTTTACCTTACAAGATTGACTCCGGTGGCATGGGAGGAGGAAGGATTAGAATATCTACCCCTGTCATCCACCCCTTCTACCCTGGAGGAGTAGTTAGCACCCCTCGTCCTACACCATTAGAGGACCTGGCCCCTCTCCCACTGGCCCCTCATGCCGGAGAACTTTATGCACCAGCTCCCACCCAGGGTCCACCACCTTACCCCCCAGCAAAGACATCCCTGTCGCCCCAGTCAGGCCTGCGCCCTACTGACAGGAGCAGCTCATCCGTCTACGGCCTTGACCTGTCCAAGAAAAGTCCAAGTTCCCAGTCCCAGCTTCCTTCTGGTCACCCCCATTCTATCTCCTCACTCCACCCAGAAGATGAGCCAGAGGGGGAGCTAGATCAAAGAACTAGCCCCCTGCTCAGTCCCAACGATGGCTCCAGAAAAATGGAGACAGCCCATCATGTGGGGTCTCTCACCCCACACCCCTTCCCTCTACCCAACCATCCTCTTGCACCCCATCTTCCCCACCTGCACCGTTCTCAGGGCCAAGAACCTTACCCTTGCCCTCCCAGCCCAGAACCCATGGAGGACTCCAGAGAACAAGGCAGAGATGGGTCCAACATCTATCGGTGGGTGAAGAATGAGCCTTCCAACCcagaggatgaagatgaagaagacgAAGAGGATGAGAGTGGAGGAATCGGTGAGCAGGATAAAGAGAGACACCAGCACATGAATCACCATAAGAACAGTGAGGAAAAGCTGACCATGAATGAGCGGGGCTATGACAGAGGGACCTGCGATGATGGAGAGGATGAGAATGGGACTGGCAGCGAAGAGACTGGGAGCAGTGAGGGTCGTCCATCTCCCCCTGTTCAAGGTGGAAGATATCATATGCCGTATGAGCCAGAAAGTTTCGGAGATAACTTGTACGTGTGCATCCCCTGCGACAAAGGCTTCCCCAGCTCAGAGCAGCTCAATGCCCATGTGGAAACTCATACCGAGGAGGAGCTAAACAACGGGAGTGAGCTggacaacaacagcaacagcaaactTACCAATGCTCATGGACCTAGAAGCTTGAACAACTCTAGTGGCCTCCACAGCCCTTTCTTAGATAGCAAATCGACGCAAAACCTCCATTCCATTGGCCTTGGGGAGATCATAAGACCATATCGCTGTTCATCATGTGACAAGTCTTACAAAGATCCTGCCACCTTGAGGCAACATGAGAAAACCCACTGGCTGACACGCCCATACCCCTGTAGCATCTGTGGCAAGAAGTTCACCCAACGTGGTACCATGACACGCCACATGCGGAGCCATTTGGGCCTAAAACCTTTTGCCTGTGATGCCTGTGGCATGCGCTTTACTCGACAGTACCGTCTGACAGAACACATGCGCATCCactctggagagaagccttatgaGTGCCAGGTGTGCGGTGGCAAATTTGCTCAGCAACGCAACCTCATCAGTCACATGAAGATGCACAGCAGTGGAACAGGTGGCGGAGGAGTAACTCCTGACGGCAATCTGAAGATAGACTTCTCCGAGGGGATTTATCCCCTGAGCAAGTACACCGCTGAGCATCTGGGTCTGAAGCAGGAGAAAACCTCAGACCTTCTTACAGCCTCTCAGCACCTGCTGGTTGATGCCAAAGTCATGGAGAGCCTCTACCCGCTGTCAAAGCTGGCTGTGGAACACCTTGGCCTTACCCACAACAAGATGGACGTCCTGAACCAGCCACTGCCTCCCACTTCCCAGCAGCTCTCGGCAGAGTCCCGCACCATTGACTGCTACTCTCCCAGCTAGAGGGGGGAACCACTAACTATACTTTCCAAAGAGACATCACTGTATACCATTCACAGTATTCAACTCTCACCTCATCTTCATTTGAACCTGCACCTCAAAGAGTGGAGGCCAGAAAGTGTTGGccataaaaatgcacacaaactgtTTGATTCTGAACGTGCCTTTCTTTGCAGATTTTGCAGCACGTGCATTTCTTATAATTACTTTCCTAAAAGAAGGAAACTGCTTTATTTATAATCTGTTTTGACCGTTGGACACTCAGACATtgcagtatttatataaaaacaacttattttttgTTCAATCACCGAGCCAAACAACCAGTTGAAAACCAAAAagagattgtttttatttatttttcttttcttttcttttaattttttttgtatgatggAAAAGCCAAAGAGAAAATGTCAAATGTTACAGAAGAGCATTGCAATCGTACCCTGAACCTGTGTAATAAGTATTATTGGTGTATATAGAATGAAAAGCACATATGTACAATAATCAGGGCTTCTGTCCAGAATGGAGAGGAAAATCTGGACGAAAGAAAAAGCCAAATCTTTgggattttattaaaattggaGGACTTTTTATAGACTATTTTTTGGAGTACTGGATCACCTGTATCTGATTTTCCAGCTTTGTGAATGGCCCAGTTTTTTCCATACAAAAGGGAGGAACTAACTGAAGAGTGTGTTTGTTCCAGGACTTAGGTAAAGTGATCTAAGCTTTTCTCTGCATTGATGTAGTTATCCCCTTTAGCGTGGAGTAAGAGTTCACAGAgagtatcatttaatttttttttttaccttcaggTGTATGGTCTTGAGCTATTTAGTGTCTTTGTTCCCTTTCCTTTCCTCCAATGCCAAGTGCCTTTAGTTTATTGAAAAAGTAGCAAGTACTGCCCTGTGATCTCACAACTGGAATATCTTTGTGCATATTCCGATCACGATATAACAATCCATGTCCACGTGTTTCGGTCCATCTGGTGCGACAGACCAAGCATGGGTGGTGCCTTtgaaaatgcagtaatatttACAGCAGAGTCAATATGCTTCAGCTGCATTGCAGTTGACCCCTTTGAACGATTCTCTGCATGACTAGTTGTATAACAGTTCCAGCGAAAGCACTTTTGTGCATATAAACCAAACAGTGACTTTGTCACAACAAGTGACTGATTCGGCAACACCTTCAAGACCTTTCCTCATGTGAAATGTTTGAGAGGGCCTCCGCACCCTTATTACAGTGCAGTTAATTTCAGGCTAATGTGACAGCTTTAACCCCACggtgcctcacacacacacgtacagccGGTAATGTGACAACCATCTGAACATGAGGAGCAgggctccctctctctctctgatactGTGAGCACAGATAGGAGCAGCTGGTCCACTCAGGGTAAGCCCTGTGAAATCTCCAATTTTCGAAGACTATCCACACTTGTCTGTCCCACTAATGTTAGATTTTATGCCAGTTGACCAGACCCTGTGATCTGAATGTACACCCTAATCCCCCAGCTACCCCTCTAATGTACCATAAGCTGCACTTACAACAATCAATCCTTCAAGTAACATAAAACACAGTAGACTGTTAGGGTTGCTTTGCctctaaataaattgttttacagtaaatgtaaatgttctaatGAGATACGGCACCCCACTGTTTTTATTCCAAAGATCATGCTGAAATTTTGTTGTTTCCTCTGCCAGACCTTAAGTGAAAGAATTTTTGTTAACCACTAGTTACAATTACAACCTCAGTTGGTGAATGTGAAAATTAAACCATGAATGCACTGTGAAAGAACTAGTGAATCTTAAAGCTGAACATGTAATTTGGGACAGCTTTCCTGGGCTTTACTCTGTCGCATGTCAACTATTCAGAGTGttccttttctgttttcttttgtattttttagtcaAATTGAACTCTCTTAatcaaagcaaaaacacattGGTGCTTACCTCAGGACTGAGCCAATAATAATGTGGGTTACACAATGCTTTAGCAATagtttgaaacaaaaacacacaaatgctcTCTGTGTATTGTACATTAAAATTCAAGCACACTTTCTGAAAGGATCTTATTGTTTTTAAACCTGTGGATATTTCATAAtgctaaaaatgtattgttttcctgaaattattatttgattgtttttttttttttgtgatttgccTATGCAACTGTCTGCTATTTTTACATTACAGAAAATACTGTAGTTACACAATGAAATGGGAAATGACTTAATTACCATGAAAGGcaaatttgtaaattaaaaatgatttcttgataaaaatctgcattttttctCTGCACACTTGAAGGTACTTGAAATTATACAGCATAGTTTGAAACTCACACATGCACGAACAGAAATGCCAGACAGCAAGTCCGATTACTGTTAACGTTATGCTGTAaaagaaatgttgtgtgtttaTCAATAATTCGCCGCAATGATAAACACTTGGCTGAGTTGGTAAGGAGGAAAGCATAGTTTCTGAAGTTGATTGACCCATTTGTTCTGGGCGGGCCTGCAGAAACTTTAGCTGACCTTTTTGCCGGGAGGCAGGATT
This portion of the Cyprinus carpio isolate SPL01 chromosome A15, ASM1834038v1, whole genome shotgun sequence genome encodes:
- the LOC109076527 gene encoding hypermethylated in cancer 1 protein-like isoform X2 produces the protein MLDAMEVQSHAKHLLLQLNTQRTKGFLCDVIIVVQNALFRAHKNILAASSLYLKSLVVHDNLINLDHEMVSPGVFRVILDYIYTGRLSEGDPTSPSEPNIGAVLAAASYLQLLDLVTLCKKKLKRNGKYHLRPNPGFLPYKIDSGGMGGGRIRISTPVIHPFYPGGVVSTPRPTPLEDLAPLPLAPHAGELYAPAPTQGPPPYPPAKTSLSPQSGLRPTDRSSSSVYGLDLSKKSPSSQSQLPSGHPHSISSLHPEDEPEGELDQRTSPLLSPNDGSRKMETAHHVGSLTPHPFPLPNHPLAPHLPHLHRSQGQEPYPCPPSPEPMEDSREQGRDGSNIYRWVKNEPSNPEDEDEEDEEDESGGIGEQDKERHQHMNHHKNSEEKLTMNERGYDRGTCDDGEDENGTGSEETGSSEGRPSPPVQGGRYHMPYEPESFGDNLYVCIPCDKGFPSSEQLNAHVETHTEEELNNGSELDNNSNSKLTNAHGPRSLNNSSGLHSPFLDSKSTQNLHSIGLGEIIRPYRCSSCDKSYKDPATLRQHEKTHWLTRPYPCSICGKKFTQRGTMTRHMRSHLGLKPFACDACGMRFTRQYRLTEHMRIHSGEKPYECQVCGGKFAQQRNLISHMKMHSSGTGGGGVTPDGNLKIDFSEGIYPLSKYTAEHLGLKQEKTSDLLTASQHLLVDAKVMESLYPLSKLAVEHLGLTHNKMDVLNQPLPPTSQQLSAESRTIDCYSPS
- the LOC109076527 gene encoding hypermethylated in cancer 1 protein-like isoform X1, yielding MIIKGDLDRMAEEIGHPGIGLKSMLDAMEVQSHAKHLLLQLNTQRTKGFLCDVIIVVQNALFRAHKNILAASSLYLKSLVVHDNLINLDHEMVSPGVFRVILDYIYTGRLSEGDPTSPSEPNIGAVLAAASYLQLLDLVTLCKKKLKRNGKYHLRPNPGFLPYKIDSGGMGGGRIRISTPVIHPFYPGGVVSTPRPTPLEDLAPLPLAPHAGELYAPAPTQGPPPYPPAKTSLSPQSGLRPTDRSSSSVYGLDLSKKSPSSQSQLPSGHPHSISSLHPEDEPEGELDQRTSPLLSPNDGSRKMETAHHVGSLTPHPFPLPNHPLAPHLPHLHRSQGQEPYPCPPSPEPMEDSREQGRDGSNIYRWVKNEPSNPEDEDEEDEEDESGGIGEQDKERHQHMNHHKNSEEKLTMNERGYDRGTCDDGEDENGTGSEETGSSEGRPSPPVQGGRYHMPYEPESFGDNLYVCIPCDKGFPSSEQLNAHVETHTEEELNNGSELDNNSNSKLTNAHGPRSLNNSSGLHSPFLDSKSTQNLHSIGLGEIIRPYRCSSCDKSYKDPATLRQHEKTHWLTRPYPCSICGKKFTQRGTMTRHMRSHLGLKPFACDACGMRFTRQYRLTEHMRIHSGEKPYECQVCGGKFAQQRNLISHMKMHSSGTGGGGVTPDGNLKIDFSEGIYPLSKYTAEHLGLKQEKTSDLLTASQHLLVDAKVMESLYPLSKLAVEHLGLTHNKMDVLNQPLPPTSQQLSAESRTIDCYSPS